TAACAGTACTAGGTTACTTATTTTATATAGGTGATGACAAAATTACTGATTTGCCTTATCAAGCACCTGTTACTAATAGCCATGACTGGTATCGTATTCGTCGTCAACAAGCAATGAGCACACAGCGAGTTGTTGAGCTAGCAGAAGCAGCTACAGATCTTTATGGTTTTAAAGATTTTAAATTAAAGGGTGGTGTGCTTGAGGGGGAAAAGGAAATTGAAACCATTATTGCACTTAAGCAACGTTTCCCTGAGGCACGTATTACTTTAGATCCTAATGGATGTTGGTCATTAGCAGAGGCTATCCGCCTTTGTAAAGGTATGCAGGATGTTCTAACCTATGCAGAAGACCCTTGTGGTGCAGAGCAGGGGTATTCAGGCAGGGAAATTATGGCTGAGTTTAAACGAGCAACAGGTCTACCCACTGCTACTAATATGGTTGCTACTAATTGGCGTGAAATGTGTCATTCCATCATGTTGCAATCAGTAGATATTCCCTTAGCTGACCCTCACTTCTGGACATTAACAGGCGCTAGTAAAGTGGCTCACTTATGTAATGAATGGGGCTTAACATGGGGTTGTCATTCTAATAATCACTTTGATATTTCATTGGCAATGTTTACCCATGTAGGTGCTTCTGCACCGGGTAATCCAACGGCATTAGATACCCATTGGATCTGGCAAGAGGGTGATATGACGTTGACTAAAGATCCCTTAAAGATTGTTAATGGAAAAATTAAACTCAATGATAAACCGGGTTTAGGCATTGAGTTAGATATGGATAAAATCGCCAAAGCACACGAGTTACATAAAAAACTGCCAACAGGGGCGCGTAACGATGCCATACCTATGCAGTTTTATTATCAGGGTTGGACATTTGATCGGAAGCGGCCTTGTATGGTTCGCTAGCAGTATTGGGTATTAAGGCTAATGTATAGAGAACAAGTATTAATATTAGGAGCTGTTTTATGAATAAGACACCTGTAATTACAGAAATGCAAGTAATCCCTATAGCTGGCTATGACAGTATGCTATTGAATTTAAGTGGTGCTCACTCACCATTTTTTACCCGTAATATAGTTATCTTAAAAGATAACAGTGGTAATGTGGGAGTGGGTGAAGTACCTTGTGTTGGCAATGTCACCAAAACGTTAGAAGATGCTAAGCCATTAGTGGTGGGTAAACCCATTGGTGAATATAAAAATGTGATGAATGTGGTGCGTAAGCAATTTGCTGATCGTGATGAGGGTGGCCGTGGTAATCAAACCTTTGATCAACGTTCAACGATACATGTGGTAACGGCCATTGAAGCAGCGATGTTGGATTTATTAGGTAAGTTCTTAGGCGTTACCGTAGCATCATTATTAGGTGATGGTCAGCAACGTGATGAAGTAGAAATGCTTGGCTATCTATTCTATGTGGGTGATCGCAATAAAACTGATTTACCTTATCAAAGTCAGCCGAATGAATCTTGTGACTGGTATCGTTTACGCCATGAAGAAGCGTTAACAGCAGAGTCTATTGCTCGTTTAGCGGAAGCTACTTATGAGAAATACGGGTTTAATGACTTCAAATTGAAAGGTGGTGTATTAAAAGGGGAAGAAGAAGCAGAGGCGATTATTGCCATTAAGAAAAGGTTCCCTAATGCCCGCGTAACCTTAGACCCTAATGGCGGTTGGTCATTAGATGAAGCCATTAAGATTGGTAAATATTTAAAAGGTACGCTTGCCTATGCGGAAGATCCTTGTGGTGCTGAGCAAGGTTATTCTGGCCGTGAAATTATGGCAGAGTTCCGCCGTGCAACAGGTCTGCCAACTGCTACTAATATGATAGCCACTGATTGGCGACAAATGGGACATACCATTTCCCTACAATCAGTAGATATTCCATTGGCTGATCCACATTTCTGGACAATGAACGGTTCTGTACGGGTTGCGCAAATGTGTCATGAGTTTGGGTTGACATGGGGTTCCCATTCCAATAATCATTTTGATGTGTCTTTAGCAATGTTTACTCATACTGCAGCAGCGGCACCGGGTAATATTACTGCAATTGATACCCATTGGATTTGGCAAGAAGGTAATCAGCGTATTACTAAAGAGCCATTACAAATTGTTAAAGGTATGGTGCAAGTACCTAAAAAACCAGGGCTAGGTATTGAAATTGATATGGACCAAGTGATGAAAGCTCATGAGCTTTTCAAGAGTATGGGGCTTGGTAATCGTAATGATGCAATGGCCATGCAATATTTAATTCCTAACTGGACATTTGATAATAAACGTCCTTGCTTAGTTCGTTAATTGCTGTTGAGAGAATGAAAATGTCTAAAGAAAATAGCTGTTTTAATCAGTTAAAACATGATGTGATTAATAAAAAAACATTATTTGGTTGTTGGGCGGCGTTAGGCAGTCCAATTACAACTGAAGTCTTAGGTTTAGCTGGTTTTGACTGGTTATTGTTAGATGGTGAACATGCTTGTAATGATGTCTTAACCTTTATTCCACAGTTAATGACTCTTAAAGATAGCAGGAGTGCACCTGTAGTGCGTCCTGCTAGTAATGACGTTGTATTGATTAAACGGTTACTTGATATCGGCTTTTATAACTTCTTAGTACCTATGGTAGAAACCAAAGAAGAGGCTATTAAAGCGGTTAAAGCAACTCGTTATCCACCTGAAGGTATAAGGGGGGTATCAGTTGCTCATCGAAGTAATAAGTTTGGTACGGTGGCGGATTATTTTGAGAAGATTAATCAAAATATTTGTGTCATGGTACAAATTGAAAGTCAGTTAGGCGTGCAGAACGTTGAGCAAATCGCAGCAGTTGATGGTGTAGATTTACTGTTTGTTGGCCCCAGTGATCTATCAGCCGCATTAAATCATTTTGGGCAACCTAATCACCCAGAAGTACAAAAAGTCATCCAACATATTTTTGATGTAGCAAAAGCGCACAATAAAGCAGCAGGTATTTTAGCACCTGTTGAGGCTGATGCTAGACGCTACCTTGAAATGGGAGCGACTTTTGTAGGCGTAGGTAGTGATTTAGGGGTGTTCCGTGGTGCAACTCAGGCATTGGCAGATAAGTTTTTAAAATAATGACTGAGTGTTTTTTAATTTGTTTATTTAGGAGAAGATGATGATTGTAGGTTTTATTGGCTTAGGTATTATGGGTAAACCAATGAGCAAAAACTTGTTAAAAGCAGGTTATTCGTTAGTTGTTTATGATCATAATCAAGCATCTATTGATGAAGTTGTATTAGCAGGTGCCAAAGCAGCTCAATCCAACAAAGAGGTAGCAGAACAAGCTGATGTAATTATTACCATGCTTCCTAATTCTCCTCAAGTGCAAGAAGTCGCATTGGGTGAAGGAGGAATTGCTGAGCATGCCAAAGCAGGCACAGTGTTAATAGATATGAGTTCTATTGCTCCTTTAGCCAGTCGAGCAATTCATGATGCCTTGGCTAAGAAAGGTATTGCCATGCTTGATGCTCCCGTTAGTGGTGGTGAGCCTAAAGCAATTGATGGTACGCTTTCAGTGATGGTAGGCGGTGATAAGGCTTTATTCGATAAACATTATGATCTAATGAAAACAATGGCAGGTTCTGTTGTTTACACAGGCGCTATTGGTGCTGGTAACGTAACTAAATTAGCTAACCAAGTGATTGTAGCACTCAATATCGCGGCTATGTCAGAAGCATTTGCTTTAGCCACTAAAGCAGGGGTTGAGCCAGAGCTTGTTTATCAAGCAATTCGCGGTGGTTTAGCAGGTAGTACGGTATTAGATGCTAAAGCGCCGATGGTGCTTGAGCGTAACTTTAAACCTGGTTTCCGTATTGATCTGCATATTAAAGATTTACAAAACGCCTTAGATACATCTCATGGCGTGGGTACTTCATTGCCATTAACCGCTTCTGTAATGGAAATAATGCAAGCACTTCGTACTGATGGCATGGGTGATCTTGACCATAGTGCCATTGCACGTTTTTACGAGAAGCTTGCTAAAGTTGAGATTAAAAAGTAGTTTTTTAATGATACCTCCCTAATCACTATGCATTAGATTAGGGAGGAGAATTAACCTTTTAGTCAGTAACATTAGAAAATTTGTTATGAGCGTTGCCTTGTAAGGGTGACAGTTGTCTTTTATTTATTATTTTATGAGGGTTATATTCAATGCCTCAGCCAAAAGAAATGCTAAATCAATTGTTTAGGATTATCTTACAGGCAGCAATGCCAGAAGGTAAAATAGCGCAGCTATTGCCAAAAACATCACCAAAAGGCAAAACCATTGTGTTAGGTGCGGGTAAGGCAGCTGCTAGTATGGCTGCCGAGTTAGAGAGGGTTTATCCATTTCCTATAGAAGGTATGGTGATCACCCGCTATGAGCATGGCTTAGACACTAAGTTTATTAAAATTGTTGAAGCATCACATCCTGTACCTGATAGTAAAGGGCAAGCAGCAGCTAAAAGGCTATTTGAATATGCCCAGTCGGCTACAGCAGATGATATAGTGATTTTTTTAGCTTCAGGTGGTGCTTCTGCATTAATGAGCTTACCACGTGAAGGTATTACTTTAGATGATAAGAAATTTATCACTAAACAGTTGTTAGCTTGTGGTGCGCCAATTGATGAAATGAATGTAGTACGTAAGCATTTATCAGCTATCAAAGGTGGTCATTTAGCACAAGTGGCGGCACCAGCAAAAGTAATTACCTTTGCCATTTCTGATGTGGTGGGTGATGACTTATCTGTAATTGGTTCAGGTGCAACGGTTGCAGACCCATCTACCTTTGCTGATGTGAAACGTATTCTGAAAAAGTACAATATTCAGTTACCAGAAGCAGTTGCTCAATTTTTAGCATCTGCTACTGAACAAGATGAAACACCTAAGTCGTTATCTAATACGGAGTCTCACCTAATTGTAACGCCCTATGATGCTTTTAAAGCAACTGAACAAGCAGCGCAGGCGATGGGGCTTAATGTGCTGTTTTTAGGTGATAGTATTACTGGAGAAGCACGACATGTGGCGGCAATGCACGCTGGAATTGTTAGGCAAATTAAACAACATGAAACTCCTGTTGCCAAACCCGCTTTATTATTAACGGGTGGTGAAACAACAGTGACCATTGCTGCTGAAGGTGGTCGTGGTGGTAGAAATACTGAGTTTTTATTAGCATTAGCTATTGAGTTAAATGGTTTAGATAATGTTTATGCGATTGCTTGTGATACCGATGGCATTGATGGCAGTGAGGATAATGCAGGTGCTATTATAACACCTGATACTTTAACTCGAGCGGCTCAATTAGGGCTTTCTGGGGCAGAATATTTGGCTAAAAATGATGCTTATAGTCTTTTTAGTGAGTTGGGTGATTTAGTGGAAACAGGCCCTAGTCGAACTAATATTAACGATTTTAGAGCGATATTAATTTTATAGGGTTTAGTGGGATAGTATGACTTATTATCCCACTGTGTTTATAGTTAAAAGATAAATAGAGGTCGTTGCTTGGCGATCTCTAGCTTAAAAGTATAGTTGATTATAAAACCTAGTAAGTAACCTTATGACCATAACTAGCAATGATATGTTGAATACGTTTTAAGGTTTCGGAAGAGGGAGGCTGCGTACTCTCTAACTTGTATTTCCATCCTAAATTTTGCCATTTATGTTCGCCTAGTTTATGAAAAGGCAATAGTTCTATCTTTTCAATGTTTTGCATAGATTGGGTAAACTGACCCAATAGGTGAGCTGAATTATCATCATCTGTCCAACCAGGTACAACTACATAACGAATCCAAGTAGGTTTATTTTGTTGCTGTAAATAGCGTGCAAAATTTAAGGTATATTGATTAGAAATACCCGTTAGTTTTTTATGCGTGTCATTATTGATTTGTTTTAAATCTAACATAACCAGATCAGTTTCTTGCAGCAAGTCTATGATGTGTTGCGTGTAGCGTTTTACATAGCCGTTGGTATCTAAACAGGTGCTTATGCCTGCTGAATGACAAGCTTTAAACCATTGGCTTATAAATTCAGCTTGTAGCATGGCTTCACCGCCAGAGGCGGTAACACCTCCACCATTGGGTATTAAGAAGTGTTTATAGGAAATAATTTCTTGCATCAGTTCGTCAATGGTAATCAAACGACCTGCTTTTATATCCCATGTATCGGGATTATGACAATACAGACAACGCATAACGCAACCTTGGAAAAATACAATAAAACGTATTCCTGGACCATCAACAGTACCAAAAGATTCAATGGAATGGATGCTGCCTGTTGCTGATGCTAAAGATGTAGTCATTATCTTTAATATTGCCTGTACAAGAAAAGACTCTTGCTAGAGTCTTTTCTGTAGTAGTTAAATTACATCGCTTCTGTAAAAGTGCGACTGATTACATCGTTTTGTTGCTCTTTGGTTAAAGAGTTAAAACGCACTGCATAGCCTGATACACGAATGGTTAGGCTCGGGTATTTTTCAGGGTGTTGTTGTGCGTCTAATAACATTTCACGATCTAACACGTTAACATTGAGGTGCTGACCTCCCTCAAACTCATTGCTATGATGGAAGTAGCCATCCATCATTCCAGCAAGATTTGTTTTGCGAGTTCTATCATCTTTACCCAGTGTTTTGGGAACAATAGAAAAGGTGTAAGAAATGCCATCTTTAGCATAAGCAAAAGGTAATTTAGCGACAGAGGTTAATGAGGCAACCGCTCCCTTTTTATCGCGGCCATGCATAGGATTAGCGCCTGGGCCAAAGGGTGCGCCAGCAGGGCGACCATCAGGTGTATTACCCGTCTTTTTACCATATACAACATTTGAAGTAATAGTAAGTACAGACTGAGTCGGGGTTGCATTACGATAGGTTTTTAATTGACTGATCTTAGTCATAAACCGTTCCACAAGATCACAAGCAATATCATCAACTCGCGCATCATTATTACCAAATTGAGGGTAGTCACCTTCAATTTTAAAATCGATAGCAATGCCATCTTTATCACGAATGGGTTTGACGGTGGCATATTTAATAGCAGCTAGTGAGTCGGCTGCTACAGATAGCCCTGCAATACCACAAGCCATGGTGCGAACAACATCGCGATCATGTAATGCCATCAAGGCTGCTTCATAGCTGTACTTATCATGCATATAGTGAATGCAGTTTAAAGCAGTGACGTATTGTTTAGCGAGCCAATCCATAAATGAATCTAAACCAGCCATTACTTTATCAAAATCTAATACTTCATCTAGCATTGGCGCTGTTTTTGGGCCTACTTGAATTTTTAATTTCTCATCAATACCGCCATTAATTGCATATAGTAAGGTTTTGGCTAAGTTAGCCCGTGCACCAAAGAATTGCATTTGTTTACCGACTACCATAGGGCTTACACAGCAAGCAATAGCATAGTCATCACTATTAAAGTCGGGACGCATTAAATCATCATTTTCATATTGTAATGATGAGGTATCTATGGA
This portion of the Entomomonas sp. E2T0 genome encodes:
- a CDS encoding enolase C-terminal domain-like protein; this encodes MMSTQTVPTITSMQVIPVAGYDSMLMNVGGAHSPYFTRNIVILKDNAGHVGAGEAPGGETIFNALAEAVAHVEGKPISILNRIVNDMHNGYLDADYDTFGSGAWTFELRVNAVAALEAALLDLMGQFLNVPVAELLGPGKQRDEVTVLGYLFYIGDDKITDLPYQAPVTNSHDWYRIRRQQAMSTQRVVELAEAATDLYGFKDFKLKGGVLEGEKEIETIIALKQRFPEARITLDPNGCWSLAEAIRLCKGMQDVLTYAEDPCGAEQGYSGREIMAEFKRATGLPTATNMVATNWREMCHSIMLQSVDIPLADPHFWTLTGASKVAHLCNEWGLTWGCHSNNHFDISLAMFTHVGASAPGNPTALDTHWIWQEGDMTLTKDPLKIVNGKIKLNDKPGLGIELDMDKIAKAHELHKKLPTGARNDAIPMQFYYQGWTFDRKRPCMVR
- the gudD gene encoding glucarate dehydratase, with the translated sequence MNKTPVITEMQVIPIAGYDSMLLNLSGAHSPFFTRNIVILKDNSGNVGVGEVPCVGNVTKTLEDAKPLVVGKPIGEYKNVMNVVRKQFADRDEGGRGNQTFDQRSTIHVVTAIEAAMLDLLGKFLGVTVASLLGDGQQRDEVEMLGYLFYVGDRNKTDLPYQSQPNESCDWYRLRHEEALTAESIARLAEATYEKYGFNDFKLKGGVLKGEEEAEAIIAIKKRFPNARVTLDPNGGWSLDEAIKIGKYLKGTLAYAEDPCGAEQGYSGREIMAEFRRATGLPTATNMIATDWRQMGHTISLQSVDIPLADPHFWTMNGSVRVAQMCHEFGLTWGSHSNNHFDVSLAMFTHTAAAAPGNITAIDTHWIWQEGNQRITKEPLQIVKGMVQVPKKPGLGIEIDMDQVMKAHELFKSMGLGNRNDAMAMQYLIPNWTFDNKRPCLVR
- the garL gene encoding 2-dehydro-3-deoxyglucarate aldolase is translated as MSKENSCFNQLKHDVINKKTLFGCWAALGSPITTEVLGLAGFDWLLLDGEHACNDVLTFIPQLMTLKDSRSAPVVRPASNDVVLIKRLLDIGFYNFLVPMVETKEEAIKAVKATRYPPEGIRGVSVAHRSNKFGTVADYFEKINQNICVMVQIESQLGVQNVEQIAAVDGVDLLFVGPSDLSAALNHFGQPNHPEVQKVIQHIFDVAKAHNKAAGILAPVEADARRYLEMGATFVGVGSDLGVFRGATQALADKFLK
- the garR gene encoding 2-hydroxy-3-oxopropionate reductase; the encoded protein is MMIVGFIGLGIMGKPMSKNLLKAGYSLVVYDHNQASIDEVVLAGAKAAQSNKEVAEQADVIITMLPNSPQVQEVALGEGGIAEHAKAGTVLIDMSSIAPLASRAIHDALAKKGIAMLDAPVSGGEPKAIDGTLSVMVGGDKALFDKHYDLMKTMAGSVVYTGAIGAGNVTKLANQVIVALNIAAMSEAFALATKAGVEPELVYQAIRGGLAGSTVLDAKAPMVLERNFKPGFRIDLHIKDLQNALDTSHGVGTSLPLTASVMEIMQALRTDGMGDLDHSAIARFYEKLAKVEIKK
- a CDS encoding glycerate kinase, coding for MPQPKEMLNQLFRIILQAAMPEGKIAQLLPKTSPKGKTIVLGAGKAAASMAAELERVYPFPIEGMVITRYEHGLDTKFIKIVEASHPVPDSKGQAAAKRLFEYAQSATADDIVIFLASGGASALMSLPREGITLDDKKFITKQLLACGAPIDEMNVVRKHLSAIKGGHLAQVAAPAKVITFAISDVVGDDLSVIGSGATVADPSTFADVKRILKKYNIQLPEAVAQFLASATEQDETPKSLSNTESHLIVTPYDAFKATEQAAQAMGLNVLFLGDSITGEARHVAAMHAGIVRQIKQHETPVAKPALLLTGGETTVTIAAEGGRGGRNTEFLLALAIELNGLDNVYAIACDTDGIDGSEDNAGAIITPDTLTRAAQLGLSGAEYLAKNDAYSLFSELGDLVETGPSRTNINDFRAILIL
- the pflA gene encoding pyruvate formate lyase 1-activating protein — its product is MTTSLASATGSIHSIESFGTVDGPGIRFIVFFQGCVMRCLYCHNPDTWDIKAGRLITIDELMQEIISYKHFLIPNGGGVTASGGEAMLQAEFISQWFKACHSAGISTCLDTNGYVKRYTQHIIDLLQETDLVMLDLKQINNDTHKKLTGISNQYTLNFARYLQQQNKPTWIRYVVVPGWTDDDNSAHLLGQFTQSMQNIEKIELLPFHKLGEHKWQNLGWKYKLESTQPPSSETLKRIQHIIASYGHKVTY